Proteins encoded in a region of the Psychromicrobium lacuslunae genome:
- a CDS encoding ABC1 kinase family protein, which yields MDLVSVISLPLIFLFTLLFAVIAAFVARRILGVPVGWPRSIVIGLLVNFGATPLITVFLSASGLNDAESLSQPQNFGGAMLIVGLSFAWAFAFGVALLVATEVLWPTGTVPSPLALLRARRASKARRRRYFQVAGIALRAGLLRPTSMKAIQSGTPEAARTAKALANTLNKSGVTFIKLGQMMSTRADLLPVEYITELAKLQTKAEPEEWQALEAQIDSAFGTPWRQVLNSISSKPLASASVAQVHSAKLLSGEAVVVKVQRPAALAQVKVDLDIIERFARLVERSTSWGRSIGVARLAAGFAASLREELDYRTELDNMVAVAAGSSRIRIPRAFPELSGRQVLVMEQLAGIPLGDAATQLAGLPQRERHRLASTLLNGVLQQIVVNGIFHADLHPGNIIFLPGTLDSAARDSDPEAQLALLDFGSVGRLGKDTRSSLAAFLVAVKAEDNMAAADRLLEMLDVPEKLDRRSFEREVGVLLTYLNSSTSSLVMRLFALVQKHELGIPAQLAAALRAIGALEGSIQLIEPGFNVIAEAQAQASALLAEMYSAESIKNLIASNTIGLVNSLQRLPRNLASLSEKIENGTLQVQVRQFSEPTDRGFLTGLAHEGIVAAISIAAIIGSIVLIISDTGPLIAPQLRLYSFFGYTLALGGFVFGLRALIRAFRGR from the coding sequence ATGGATCTGGTCTCGGTTATTTCATTGCCGCTCATCTTCTTATTTACCCTGCTCTTTGCGGTGATTGCCGCCTTTGTGGCACGGCGCATTTTAGGGGTACCGGTCGGCTGGCCACGCTCCATCGTGATCGGTCTATTGGTCAACTTCGGCGCCACGCCACTGATCACTGTCTTTCTTAGCGCTTCCGGACTGAACGATGCCGAATCACTCAGCCAGCCGCAGAATTTCGGTGGCGCGATGCTGATCGTTGGGCTATCTTTTGCCTGGGCCTTCGCCTTCGGGGTGGCGCTGCTCGTTGCCACTGAGGTGCTCTGGCCAACCGGCACAGTGCCCTCGCCTTTGGCCTTACTACGTGCTCGTCGAGCTTCTAAGGCCAGGCGACGTCGCTATTTCCAGGTAGCCGGTATTGCACTCAGAGCAGGCCTGCTGCGCCCGACCAGCATGAAAGCCATCCAGAGCGGAACCCCAGAGGCCGCTAGAACAGCCAAGGCACTGGCGAATACCCTCAATAAATCTGGAGTGACCTTCATCAAACTAGGCCAAATGATGTCAACCAGGGCGGATCTGCTGCCCGTCGAGTACATCACCGAGCTAGCCAAATTGCAGACCAAAGCCGAACCAGAGGAATGGCAAGCTCTCGAAGCACAGATTGACTCGGCCTTCGGGACGCCTTGGCGACAAGTACTTAACAGCATCTCCAGCAAACCGCTCGCCTCGGCCTCGGTTGCTCAGGTACATAGTGCCAAACTGCTCTCGGGCGAAGCTGTAGTGGTGAAGGTACAGCGGCCCGCAGCCTTGGCCCAGGTCAAAGTGGATCTGGATATTATTGAGCGATTTGCCCGACTGGTTGAGCGCAGCACTTCGTGGGGTCGTAGCATTGGCGTCGCTCGACTAGCGGCTGGCTTTGCGGCCTCATTACGTGAAGAGCTCGACTACCGCACCGAGTTAGACAATATGGTCGCCGTCGCAGCGGGCTCTTCCCGGATTCGCATTCCTCGGGCCTTTCCCGAGCTCTCTGGGCGTCAGGTCCTGGTGATGGAACAACTAGCCGGAATCCCGCTGGGTGACGCGGCAACTCAACTCGCCGGACTTCCGCAGCGCGAGCGACACCGGCTGGCCAGCACCCTGCTGAATGGGGTGCTGCAGCAGATCGTGGTCAACGGGATTTTCCACGCCGATCTGCACCCGGGAAACATCATTTTCCTGCCCGGAACGCTCGATTCTGCAGCCAGGGACAGCGACCCTGAGGCCCAGTTGGCGCTGCTCGACTTTGGTTCGGTGGGGCGTTTGGGTAAGGACACCAGATCCTCACTGGCGGCCTTTCTGGTCGCGGTGAAGGCGGAAGATAATATGGCCGCCGCGGATCGGCTGCTGGAAATGCTCGACGTACCAGAGAAACTCGATCGTCGTAGCTTTGAACGTGAAGTGGGCGTTCTGCTGACTTACTTGAACTCCTCAACCAGTTCGCTGGTGATGCGACTGTTCGCTCTAGTGCAAAAGCATGAACTAGGAATCCCGGCACAATTGGCTGCCGCGCTGCGTGCGATCGGGGCGCTGGAAGGCTCCATCCAACTCATCGAACCGGGTTTCAACGTGATCGCCGAAGCACAGGCACAGGCCTCAGCCCTCCTAGCAGAAATGTACTCGGCTGAATCAATTAAAAACCTGATCGCTTCCAATACGATCGGTCTCGTCAACAGTCTGCAGAGGCTACCTCGAAACCTCGCTAGCTTGAGCGAGAAAATCGAGAACGGCACCTTGCAGGTTCAGGTCAGGCAATTTTCGGAGCCCACGGACCGCGGGTTCCTGACCGGACTGGCTCATGAAGGCATTGTGGCGGCGATCTCCATCGCCGCAATTATCGGCAGCATCGTGCTGATTATCTCCGATACTGGCCCGCTGATTGCGCCACAACTGAGACTTTATTCATTCTTTGGTTACAC
- a CDS encoding PadR family transcriptional regulator, whose protein sequence is MTDQAPLTPTAWAIMGFLSLAPQSGYDILRQAKESIAEFWGISPGQLYPQLQALSARGYIRPIGEAQGPHARQHWEITEQGRDALLDWLKAPSAPLRVRDERLAKLFFGSRAEDPGVRDQAIAALQEERRRLLAHIDSALGVLLPDQELPPPSEAAKLGAPELAVRYGAHAARTAEHWVRRVVGRKL, encoded by the coding sequence ATGACAGATCAGGCTCCCTTGACCCCCACCGCCTGGGCCATTATGGGATTTCTCTCGCTTGCCCCGCAGAGCGGTTACGACATTTTGCGGCAGGCAAAGGAATCGATAGCGGAATTCTGGGGCATCAGTCCCGGTCAGCTCTATCCGCAACTACAAGCCCTCTCGGCAAGGGGCTATATTCGCCCAATTGGTGAAGCACAAGGCCCGCACGCCAGGCAGCACTGGGAAATCACCGAGCAGGGCAGGGACGCCCTGCTCGACTGGTTAAAGGCCCCCAGTGCACCACTCCGGGTGCGCGATGAGCGGCTGGCCAAATTGTTTTTCGGCAGCCGCGCCGAGGACCCGGGAGTCCGAGACCAGGCCATCGCGGCACTACAGGAAGAGCGTCGCCGCCTGCTTGCGCATATTGACTCGGCTCTCGGCGTGTTGCTGCCTGATCAAGAACTTCCGCCACCCAGCGAGGCAGCTAAACTCGGCGCACCCGAGTTGGCTGTACGCTACGGTGCCCATGCGGCACGGACCGCCGAACATTGGGTACGGCGCGTGGTGGGCAGGAAGTTATAG
- a CDS encoding M18 family aminopeptidase has protein sequence MPTVSALDHVRDLGRFVSASPSSFHATAEAARRLSAAGFKQLDERQEWPKEAGSYFVIRHGALLAWLLPATAGPRTGFNIFGAHTDSPSFKLKPKSTTGRFGWLQAGVEVYGGPLLNSWLDRELCLAGRLVLLDGSTVLAQTTPLLRFPQLAVHLDRSVNEGFKLDRQYQMNPIWGLGDPSEADLLAVLAESAGVQAAQVAGYDVVLADTQQPEVFGADQAFFASGRLDNLSSVHAGVQALIELADTTENAGSESEAPIAVLAAFDHEEVGSGSTSGASGPILADILARISASLGAGSEDWHRALASSWCLSADAGHAVHPNYADRHDPANHPQLNAGPLLKINANQRYATDAEGAALVARLARQENIPYQEFVSNNDIPCGSTIGPLTATRLGIRTIDVGVPLLSMHSAREMSGVQDPLWLSQLGRAFFAATTGR, from the coding sequence ATGCCCACAGTCTCTGCGCTTGACCATGTCCGCGATCTAGGCCGCTTCGTCTCTGCGTCACCGTCTAGTTTCCATGCCACTGCCGAGGCCGCCCGCCGACTCAGCGCGGCGGGTTTCAAGCAGCTTGATGAACGCCAGGAGTGGCCGAAAGAAGCGGGTAGTTATTTTGTGATCCGGCATGGGGCGCTGCTTGCTTGGCTACTGCCGGCAACGGCCGGGCCACGGACCGGCTTCAATATTTTTGGCGCGCACACCGATTCGCCCTCTTTTAAGCTGAAACCGAAATCCACCACCGGACGCTTCGGCTGGTTGCAGGCGGGTGTAGAAGTTTACGGTGGACCGCTGCTGAATTCGTGGTTGGATCGCGAGCTATGCCTGGCGGGCCGGCTGGTGTTGCTGGACGGCAGCACGGTGTTAGCACAGACCACGCCACTTTTGCGGTTTCCACAACTTGCCGTACACCTGGATCGTTCAGTCAATGAAGGTTTTAAGCTTGATCGCCAGTATCAGATGAATCCGATTTGGGGGCTCGGAGATCCCAGCGAGGCCGATTTGCTAGCTGTTCTTGCCGAGTCGGCCGGGGTGCAGGCAGCGCAGGTAGCCGGCTATGACGTGGTTTTGGCGGACACCCAACAGCCCGAGGTGTTTGGTGCTGATCAGGCCTTCTTCGCCTCGGGGCGGCTGGATAATCTGAGCTCGGTGCATGCCGGCGTGCAGGCGCTGATTGAGCTAGCTGACACGACCGAGAATGCAGGTTCGGAGTCGGAAGCTCCGATCGCGGTGCTGGCTGCCTTTGATCATGAGGAGGTGGGCAGCGGCTCGACCTCTGGTGCCAGCGGGCCGATATTGGCAGATATCCTGGCGCGCATTTCGGCAAGCCTGGGAGCGGGTTCTGAAGATTGGCATCGTGCCCTGGCGTCCTCTTGGTGTCTCTCTGCGGATGCTGGACACGCTGTGCACCCCAACTATGCGGACCGGCACGATCCGGCCAACCATCCGCAACTCAACGCTGGTCCGTTGCTGAAGATCAATGCGAATCAACGCTACGCCACCGATGCCGAGGGTGCCGCTTTAGTTGCCAGACTGGCTCGGCAAGAAAATATTCCATACCAGGAATTTGTTTCGAATAATGATATTCCTTGTGGTTCAACTATAGGTCCACTGACCGCTACCCGGCTGGGTATCCGTACCATTGACGTCGGTGTTCCCTTGCTGTCGATGCATTCGGCTCGGGAGATGTCAGGGGTTCAGGATCCGTTGTGGCTCAGCCAGCTGGGCCGCGCCTTCTTCGCTGCGACAACTGGTCGATAA
- a CDS encoding DUF1345 domain-containing protein, giving the protein MSAVREDQRGRRAKLARARFLVMLLAAAIAGLVTGLLDSWLHAPAVAWAAAAGVYNLWVWLAISRMNAETTAAHATEEDPRRPTANLLITFCALASLGAVAVVVIDAKNADDGGRLILAALALGTTALSWLMVHTLYTLRYAEIYYTNTPKPGGIDFNQPELPQYTDFAYMAFSLGMTYQVSDTNISTRAMRSAALRHSLLAFVFGTGILATTINLVVSLAS; this is encoded by the coding sequence ATGTCAGCCGTACGAGAAGATCAGCGAGGCCGTCGGGCCAAGCTCGCCCGGGCCCGCTTCCTGGTGATGCTATTGGCGGCTGCGATTGCTGGCTTGGTCACCGGGCTCCTCGATTCCTGGTTGCATGCCCCCGCCGTCGCCTGGGCAGCGGCGGCTGGCGTCTATAACCTGTGGGTATGGCTGGCCATTTCCCGGATGAATGCTGAGACCACCGCAGCCCACGCCACCGAAGAGGATCCGCGCCGCCCGACCGCGAATCTGCTCATTACCTTCTGTGCCTTAGCCAGTTTAGGCGCGGTCGCCGTGGTGGTGATTGACGCAAAGAACGCTGACGACGGCGGACGGCTAATCCTCGCAGCCCTGGCCTTGGGCACCACAGCACTTTCCTGGCTGATGGTGCACACGCTGTATACCCTGCGGTATGCCGAGATTTACTACACCAATACGCCCAAGCCCGGTGGTATTGACTTCAACCAGCCTGAGCTCCCGCAATACACCGACTTCGCCTATATGGCATTCAGCCTCGGTATGACCTACCAGGTCTCGGACACCAATATCAGCACCCGAGCAATGCGTTCGGCAGCGCTGCGCCATTCACTGCTGGCCTTTGTTTTCGGCACCGGAATTCTGGCCACCACCATTAACCTGGTGGTCAGCCTGGCCTCCTGA
- a CDS encoding MFS transporter, whose amino-acid sequence MSQTATVQPVTRHLRQIVASGVGNAVEWYDWYVYSFLATVFAPQIFHAGNSTADVLSAFAVFAASFLLRPIGGLLVGNLADRIGRKNTLVLTISTMGLGSLIVGLTPTFEAVGVWAPIILVFGRLISGLSVGGEFAANTVFLVESAPPNRRGFYSSFQYVSTTLGQLLASGLAALLVNILSPADMSAWGWRIPFIVGALLSLVGLWIRRGTEETLVVKAITERPKLFDALVKYPKPSLLIIGVTIAGTILYYTWTTYLATYVPANGGVNSGQFLIISTIALFFFMVIQPVIGILSDRWGRKPFLIACAGIFALGIVPALSLFSHSEFAGTLVITLLGMLVLSGFTAISAAVNAEIIPTHVRSAGIGFPYSLTVALFGGTAPFVGTLLKSWGVPGYFGWYVAALCVVSLLVYIFALKETAHKPLPE is encoded by the coding sequence ATGAGCCAAACCGCGACAGTTCAACCAGTCACCAGGCATCTGCGGCAAATTGTCGCTTCCGGCGTCGGCAACGCTGTGGAATGGTACGACTGGTATGTTTACAGCTTCCTGGCGACGGTCTTCGCGCCACAGATTTTCCATGCCGGAAATTCCACCGCGGACGTCTTGTCCGCTTTCGCGGTCTTTGCGGCAAGCTTCCTATTGCGGCCCATCGGGGGTTTGCTAGTCGGCAATCTGGCCGATCGAATTGGCCGCAAAAACACCCTGGTGCTGACGATAAGCACGATGGGTCTGGGCTCGCTAATAGTCGGGCTGACCCCAACTTTCGAAGCCGTCGGTGTCTGGGCGCCAATTATTCTAGTGTTCGGGCGACTGATTTCTGGTCTTTCGGTGGGCGGCGAGTTTGCGGCTAATACGGTCTTCCTGGTGGAATCCGCGCCGCCGAATCGTCGTGGTTTTTACTCCTCCTTCCAGTACGTTTCGACTACCTTGGGGCAGCTACTTGCCTCCGGCCTGGCGGCGCTGCTGGTGAATATCTTGAGTCCGGCGGATATGAGCGCCTGGGGTTGGCGGATTCCCTTTATTGTCGGAGCGCTGCTGAGCTTGGTCGGTCTGTGGATACGTCGTGGGACTGAGGAAACCCTCGTGGTGAAGGCCATTACGGAGCGACCCAAGCTCTTTGACGCGCTGGTGAAGTATCCGAAACCTTCGCTGCTGATCATTGGTGTCACCATTGCTGGCACGATTCTCTACTACACCTGGACCACCTACCTGGCCACCTATGTCCCGGCCAACGGCGGGGTAAACTCTGGGCAGTTCTTGATTATTTCCACCATTGCACTTTTCTTCTTCATGGTGATTCAGCCGGTGATCGGTATCCTGTCGGACCGCTGGGGTCGCAAGCCGTTCCTGATTGCTTGCGCCGGAATTTTCGCGCTCGGCATTGTGCCTGCGCTGAGTCTGTTCTCGCACTCAGAGTTCGCCGGAACCTTGGTGATTACCCTGCTCGGCATGCTGGTACTTAGCGGATTCACCGCGATTTCAGCAGCGGTCAATGCCGAAATCATTCCCACTCACGTCCGCAGCGCGGGAATTGGGTTCCCGTATTCGCTCACCGTGGCGCTGTTCGGTGGTACCGCACCCTTCGTGGGCACTTTACTGAAGAGCTGGGGCGTGCCGGGCTACTTTGGTTGGTATGTGGCCGCGCTCTGTGTGGTGTCGTTGTTGGTCTACATTTTCGCACTCAAGGAAACCGCCCACAAACCGCTGCCGGAGTGA
- the erm gene encoding 23S ribosomal RNA methyltransferase Erm, with protein sequence MSRFTSGRHENGQNFLKDHQIINRLTQEINNTQGAILEIGGGAGAISRQLAKLGRELTIVEYDPRFADRLQRALAGSAQIVLADYLDYRMPSSIDVVVGNLPFHLTTAILRKLLNEPDWQYAVLLTQWEVARRRTAVGGASLLTAQVWPWFEFTLLAKVPAQAFMPRPSVDGGLFSIERRQQPLVPIDSVSKCSYRNFVQRVFTGPGRGISQILWKTQGRKPPTSLLGELRLPPAALPRELNAEQWAALWRATRR encoded by the coding sequence ATGTCTCGATTCACTTCCGGCCGGCATGAGAACGGCCAAAATTTTCTCAAAGATCACCAAATTATCAACCGTTTAACCCAAGAAATAAACAACACCCAAGGCGCCATTCTCGAAATAGGCGGTGGAGCGGGGGCGATATCTCGGCAGCTCGCCAAACTTGGTCGAGAACTAACCATCGTTGAATACGATCCGCGGTTTGCCGACCGCTTGCAGCGCGCTTTGGCTGGCTCGGCGCAAATCGTGCTGGCGGACTATCTGGACTATCGAATGCCAAGCTCCATCGACGTCGTAGTGGGCAATCTGCCGTTCCACCTCACCACAGCGATCCTGCGGAAGCTGTTGAATGAACCGGATTGGCAATATGCAGTGCTGCTTACTCAGTGGGAGGTCGCCCGACGTCGAACGGCGGTGGGCGGGGCTTCGCTATTGACCGCTCAGGTGTGGCCCTGGTTTGAGTTCACGTTATTGGCCAAGGTTCCGGCGCAGGCGTTCATGCCGCGGCCCAGTGTCGACGGCGGGCTGTTCAGCATCGAGCGTCGGCAGCAACCACTAGTCCCCATTGACTCCGTCTCGAAGTGTTCGTATCGCAACTTTGTTCAGCGGGTCTTTACCGGGCCCGGCCGAGGGATCTCACAGATCCTCTGGAAAACTCAAGGCCGCAAACCGCCGACTTCCTTATTAGGGGAGCTGCGGCTTCCGCCAGCAGCACTGCCGAGGGAACTCAACGCGGAGCAGTGGGCAGCGCTTTGGCGAGCCACCCGCCGCTGA
- the rpsF gene encoding 30S ribosomal protein S6 encodes MRPYELMVIIDPEVDERTVEPSLQKFLKVITGDGGTVDKLDIWGRRRLAYDIKKKSEGIYAVVNFTAAPATAQELDRQLGLNETILRTKIIRPEDQKVVAE; translated from the coding sequence ATGCGTCCTTACGAATTGATGGTAATCATCGACCCAGAGGTCGACGAGCGTACCGTTGAGCCATCCCTGCAGAAGTTTCTCAAGGTGATCACTGGCGACGGCGGGACCGTTGACAAGTTGGACATCTGGGGTCGTCGCCGCTTGGCCTACGACATCAAGAAGAAGTCAGAGGGCATCTACGCGGTAGTGAACTTCACTGCTGCACCGGCCACTGCTCAGGAACTTGATCGTCAGCTTGGCCTCAACGAGACCATTCTGCGCACCAAGATCATCCGCCCCGAAGATCAGAAGGTCGTCGCCGAGTAA